The Deltaproteobacteria bacterium genome includes the window ACAACTGTCTCCAGGAAGAATTAAAGATGTAGCTTATTCCGACAAAGTTAATTATAATTAAATCTTACAAATTCTGAAGATCTTGCTGGTTCACGGCAATATAGCTAAGCCGGCGCAGCACTTTCCATCTCTATCCCCATTAATAATCTGGTTCTGGGCGGGCAACTGGCCTGCGATTGACTAAGTTGGCCAGGCAGATAATTTTCTTGTGCCCCAATTGGGGCACAAGAAATAAACTGTGATTATCTTATGGGGCCAGTTTTAGTCACTGACCATATGCCTGTTTCGATAATACCGTCAGAGGTAATATCTTGAAATACCCCCTCCATTCTTCTTTTGGGATAAAAGAATAACTTACCCACCATAGTTGAGCTAGAATCTGTTATATAAATCTGACCATCATAGATGACCCCCACGATTTTTTCTGGTTGGTTACCAGGACTTTCGTGGGTGCCTTTAAAGCGGAATCCTCGCTGACTGGTGATTTTTGCAGTAACTTGGTATTGTTCATATTTATCTGGTTTAACTGTCTTTACAATGCCGGTCCAGGTGCCCACCAGATTGGGTGGATTGGTAGCAGCGGCCGCGAAGTTAGCATTAAAAGCCATGACCATTAGAACCACCAGCAATAAGCCCACTACTTTTTTCACAACTTTCCCTCCTTTACTCTCGGTTTGCCAAATTAAGTTTGGTTTGATTAAAGACCTGGGGTCCCAATCCACCAAAGCCTCCTCAGGGCTTAAAAAGCCCCAGGGAGATTAAAACCGCTTACCTTCGGTGGCTCCAGTGATCCAGGGGATCCTGTTACCATAAGTCGATCCCCTGAAGTCGATCTACTCGTCTTCTGGCTTCCGGATCCTCCTCCCCGGGCCTTCCCACCTTAGTTAGTGGCTCAGGCAATGGTTTATGCCGGGTTCGTCCCTGGGTTAAGGTGGCGGATGGCCCAGGATTTACACCGGGTTCCCCTGCCACTTGAGGGGTAGCCCGCCGACCGACTCTGGCGATATTACTAGACAGACGTTGAACCGTCAAGCTGCAAATCCAAGGAAAATCGATTTTTATTGACTTAAGGCAGTAAATTTTTTACAAATAATCGCTAACCACACTAAACAGGAGATGGGGCGTGAGAAATCAACTGCTGGGGGAACGACTGGCGCTGTTCTCCGATCTTTATGAACTGACCATGGCGGCCAGCTATTTTGAGGAAGAAAAGTTTGAAGAGGCGACCTTCAGTCTGTTCATTCGTCAGTATCCCACGGACCGGGCTTATTTTGTTGCCGCCGGCCTGGAGGAAGTCCTGCACTATCTGGAAACCTTAGGGTTTCAGGAAGATGATCTGGCCTATTTAGAGACCACCGGCCTGTTTAAACCGCGCTTTCTGGATTATCTGAAAGACTTGCGCTTCACCGGCGAAGTCTATGCCTTACCGGAGGGCAGCATCTTTTTTAAAGATGAACCCATCCTGGAGGTTACCGCTCCGATTATCGAAGCCCAGCTAGTGGAGACCTTTGTCATCAATGCCATTAACTTCCAGACCCTGATCGCCACCAAGGCCTCCCGCTCCACCTATATTGCCGGGACTCGACGCCTGGTGGATTTTTCCCTGCGGCGCACCCAGGGCGTGGATGCTGGCCTCAAAGTAGCGCGGGCTAGCTATTTGGGGGGCTTTATCGGCACCAGCAATGTCTTGGCCGGAAAACTCTATGCCATCCCGATCTTTGGTACTATGGCCCATTCCTATATTACCAGTTTTGAGCATGAACTCGATGCCTTCCGGGCCTTTGCCAGAGACTTTCCGAAAAATACTATCTTGTTGATCGATACCTACGATAATATTGCCGGGGCCAAAAAAGCCATTCAGGTGGCCCAGGAAATGGAAGCCCGTGGCGAAAAACTCCGCGGCGTGCGTCTGGACAGCGGCGACATGGCGGCCATCAGTGTTGAGGTGCGGCGGTTATTCAAGGAAGCGGGGCTGGATTATGTGCAGGTGTTCGCCAGTGGTGGGTTTGACGAATTCAAGATCGCCCAGGTGCTGGAGGCGGGGGGACAGATTGACGCCTTTGGGGTGGGCACCAAGATGGGGGTGTCTGCTGACGCCCCTTATTTTGATATTGCCTATAAGTTGGTAAAGTATGGCACCCGGCCGGTGATGAAGCTTTCCACCGGCAAGGTCACCCTGGTGGATAAAAAGCAGGTTTTTCGCCGCTATAATGACCAGGGGCAGATGCGGGAAGATACCATTGCCTTGCGGGACGAGACTATCGCCGATGCTACCCCGCTTTTGTCCAAGGTTATGGAAAAGGGCCAATTAATCCGCCCTGTGCCGGGCTTAAAAGACAGCCGGGACTTTTTCCTGCAAGAATTTGGCCGGCTGCCGGAACGCTTTAAAGCTCTGCGCCATCCACCCCAATATCCCGTCCGCATCAGTCCCGCCTTGCAGGAACTAGAGGGTCAGGTGGAGCACGAGATCCAGGTCACCGAGTTAGGCCAGGTTTAATCAATTAAAATTAAAGGATATTTATGGGAATCACGGAAACCTTGTTAGAACTATTTACCCGCTTGATCTCCACCCTGGGCTATGGGGGGGTATTTGTGCTAATGACCCTGGAAAGCATGGTCGCCCCGGTGCCCAGCGAGATGGTCATGCCATTTGCCGGTTTCCTCATCTTTACCGGTCAGTTTCACACCATCTGGGTAATCGTTGCCAGCGGTTTGGGCTCCATCGTCGGCTCCCTGTTATCTTATGGCATGGGCCGCAAAGGGGAGGCGGTGGTGCTGCGCTACGGTCGTTACCTGCTCCTCAATCCGCATCACTTGCAGTGGACGGAAGACTTCTTTGCCCGGCACGGCAAAAAAACCATTTTTATCTCCCGGTTTATCCCGGTGGTGCGCCACCTGATTTCCATCCCGGCCGGTCTGGGCAAGATGCGGCTTTTACCCTTTATCGTCTATACCGCCATTGGTGCTACCATGTGGAATGGCTTCCTTACTTATATGGGTTATTGGCTCCGGCAACATTGGGCGGTCATCCATGAATATTCTCATACTCTGGACCTAATGGTAATCGGTGGTGGAATCCTGGCCCTGGCCGCATACCTGATCTGGCGCTGGCGTCGGCTGCGGCCCACCCCTAAGGCTGTCCCCTAATGGCATGGTTTCCAGATGGATTGGTATACCCTACTGATTCAGAAATATGGCTACCTGGCAATATTTTTGGGCAGCCTGGTCGAAGGGGAGATCTTTCTAATTCTGGGCGGGTTACTTGCCCGTCAGGGCCTGCTGAACTTATGGTTGGTGGTGAGCCTGGCGGTTGTTGGTTCATTCAGTAGCCATGGGGGGTTTTATCTTTTGGGCCGCTGGCAGGGTCAGTCCCTGGTTGGCCAGTTCCAAAGATTGCAGGCCGGCTACCCCCGGGCCCAAGCCTTGGCCCAGCGCTTCGGCCCGGCCTGCATCTTTGTGGTGCAGTATCTTTATGGCTTGCGGTTGATTACCTCGCTCACCCTGGGAACCCTGGGAATCCCGGCCCGGGTATTTATCCTTTGGCAAATTTTCAGCATCAGTTGTTGGGCCGTGGGCCTGGCCACGGCCGGATATTTATTCGGGAAAGCCATCGAATATTTCATCACCCGCCTGGAAATTTTGCTTAGCCTGGTATTGGTGACCGCGGCCTTAGGGATTTGGGCCTATAGTCGCCTCTGGCATTGGGCCCGCACTAAATCGGCTCCGCTTTCGCCCCACCCCCCGTCATCTCTAAAAAATCCAACCCGCAATCATCTCCAGGTCGAAAATTCCCAGGCCAACTCAGAATTTCCCTCAGACCATATTTCCTAAGATCGGGTAATCTGTAAAAATCTCCTAAC containing:
- a CDS encoding nicotinate phosphoribosyltransferase; amino-acid sequence: MGERLALFSDLYELTMAASYFEEEKFEEATFSLFIRQYPTDRAYFVAAGLEEVLHYLETLGFQEDDLAYLETTGLFKPRFLDYLKDLRFTGEVYALPEGSIFFKDEPILEVTAPIIEAQLVETFVINAINFQTLIATKASRSTYIAGTRRLVDFSLRRTQGVDAGLKVARASYLGGFIGTSNVLAGKLYAIPIFGTMAHSYITSFEHELDAFRAFARDFPKNTILLIDTYDNIAGAKKAIQVAQEMEARGEKLRGVRLDSGDMAAISVEVRRLFKEAGLDYVQVFASGGFDEFKIAQVLEAGGQIDAFGVGTKMGVSADAPYFDIAYKLVKYGTRPVMKLSTGKVTLVDKKQVFRRYNDQGQMREDTIALRDETIADATPLLSKVMEKGQLIRPVPGLKDSRDFFLQEFGRLPERFKALRHPPQYPVRISPALQELEGQVEHEIQVTELGQV
- a CDS encoding DedA family protein, with amino-acid sequence MGITETLLELFTRLISTLGYGGVFVLMTLESMVAPVPSEMVMPFAGFLIFTGQFHTIWVIVASGLGSIVGSLLSYGMGRKGEAVVLRYGRYLLLNPHHLQWTEDFFARHGKKTIFISRFIPVVRHLISIPAGLGKMRLLPFIVYTAIGATMWNGFLTYMGYWLRQHWAVIHEYSHTLDLMVIGGGILALAAYLIWRWRRLRPTPKAVP
- a CDS encoding DedA family protein; this translates as MDWYTLLIQKYGYLAIFLGSLVEGEIFLILGGLLARQGLLNLWLVVSLAVVGSFSSHGGFYLLGRWQGQSLVGQFQRLQAGYPRAQALAQRFGPACIFVVQYLYGLRLITSLTLGTLGIPARVFILWQIFSISCWAVGLATAGYLFGKAIEYFITRLEILLSLVLVTAALGIWAYSRLWHWARTKSAPLSPHPPSSLKNPTRNHLQVENSQANSEFPSDHIS